A genomic window from Salvia splendens isolate huo1 chromosome 11, SspV2, whole genome shotgun sequence includes:
- the LOC121756116 gene encoding uncharacterized protein At4g26485-like — MGNFQSMRTRFLGCRSPDEEEEGGGGSLVGYPNVQNEYRSNEESILVSFSSIYKATKAILQKAVSVVVSTKSADPSSLPIQNPLLGQIWSRGDSSSHSLLVDTVGSLTGDQQAHVVSVPEIGCSNEIEVGISPCLEINSSRKSKEKVKRSIAEKRIKHYSSWHKILLVGEGDFSFSACLALAFGSAANIIASSLDSHAFLKEHYRNAMSNIEELRRREGKVMHGINAKKMANHELLGKLKFDRIIYNFPYAGFFGKSVPKESQLSRHRKLVSKFLMNAKNMLSENGEIHITHKTNGFHADFKVESLASSHGLKLIEAVKFKCGDYPGYNTKYGFGGDGNFDCNPSKTFKFGLKSVSL, encoded by the exons ATGGGAAATTTCCAGAGCATGAGGACTAGATTCTTGGGGTGTAGAAGCccagatgaagaagaagaaggtggaggtGGAAGCCTCGTGGGTTATCCAAATGTGCAGAATGAATACAGATCAAATGAAGAATCAATATTGGTTTCCTTTAGTTCAATCTACAAAGCAACAAAAGCCATACTGCAAAAGGCAGTAAGCGTCGTCGTATCTACAAAATCAGCAGATCCATCGTCACTCCCCATTCAAAATCCGCTTTTAGGTCAAATTTGGTCTCGCGGGGATTCCTCTTCACACTCTCTCTTGGTAGATACAGTTGGGTCTTTAACTGGTGATCAACAAGCTCATGTTGTTTCTGTGCCTGAGATCGGATGCTCGAACGAGATTGAGGTGGGAATTTCCCCTTGCTTGGAAATAAACTCGTCTAGAAAATCCAAGGAGAAAGTAAAGAGGAGTATCGCCGAGAAGAGGATAAAGCATTATAGCAGCTGGCATAAGATACTGTTGGTCGGAGAAGGCGACTTCTCCTTCTCCGCGTGTCTCGCCTTGGCTTTTGGCTCTGCCGCCAACATCATAGCCTCATCCCTTGATTCTCATG CATTTTTGAAGGAGCATTATAGGAATGCTATGTCCAACATCGAAGAATTAAGGAGGAGAGAGGGCAAGGTGATGCATGGGATCAATGCTAAGAAAATGGCGAACCATGAACTGCTCGGAAAACTTAAATTTGATCGCATTATATACAACTTTCCTTATGCTGGATTTTTCGGCAAGAGCGTGCCAAAAGAATCCCAGCTTAG TCGTCACAGGAAACTGGTGAGCAAGTTTCTGATGAACGCGAAGAATATGTTAAGTGAAAATGGTGAGATTCACATTACGCATAAGACCAATGGTTTCCACGCCGACTTTAAGGTGGAGAGCCTTGCTTCATCGCACGGGCTAAAACTTATAGAGGCCGTGAAATTTAAATGTGGTGATTATCCAGGCTACAACACCAAGTACGGATTTGGGGGTGATGGCAACTTCGATTGCAACCCTAGCAAAACCTTCAAATTCGGCCTTAAATCAGTTTCACTTTGA
- the LOC121755154 gene encoding non-specific lipid-transfer protein 2-like, producing the protein MKKGIATAALFVMVVMAAAVVQDAAAVECNPMKLFPCLGAISSGRDPSAECCTKLKEQQPCFCEYIRNPQLKPYVDSPNAKKVAAVCGIKPPTC; encoded by the coding sequence ATGAAGAAGGGGATCGCAACTGCGGCTTTGTTTGTGATGGTTGTGATGGCAGCTGCGGTGGTGCAGGATGCTGCGGCGGTGGAGTGCAACCCAATGAAGCTGTTCCCGTGCCTGGGGGCGATATCGTCGGGGCGGGATCCGTCGGCGGAGTGCTGCACGAAGCTCAAGGAGCAGCAGCCGTGCTTCTGCGAGTACATCAGGAACCCGCAGTTGAAGCCCTACGTTGACTCTCCTAATGCCAAAAAAGTTGCTGCCGTCTGCGGCATCAAGCCTCCGACTTGCTAA
- the LOC121753655 gene encoding ER membrane protein complex subunit 8/9 homolog, whose product MGGESRYEIHQSAYIKLVLHALKHRTSAVNAVLLGRSAGAGVEIVDSVPLFHSQIGLLPPLEIALIMIEEYYGEKGLSIVGYFHANERYDDFELGGVAKNIGDHITRYFPQAAVLLLDNKKLESLQKGKDRSPVVQLYNKDASSSWKLVGSDANSQLALKEPSANVVLLDYISSEKWNDITDFDDHLDDISKDWLNSKLFN is encoded by the exons ATGGGTGGTGAATCGCGTTACGAGATCCACCAGAGCGCCTACATCAAGCTGGTCCTCCACGCCCTCAAGCACCGCACCTCCGCCGTCAATGCCGTCCTCCTCGGCCGCTCCGCCGGCGCCGGGGTGGAGATCGTTGACTCCGTTCCCCTCTTCCACTCGCAGATCGGCCTCCTTCCCCCGCTTGAAATCGCACTCATTATG ATTGAGGAGTATTATGGAGAAAAAGGCTTGAGCATCGTGGGCTACTTTCATGCTAACGAGAGATACGATGATTTTGAACTCGGCGGTGTGGCTAAGAATATTGGAGATCACATAACTCGGTATTTTCCTCAGGCGGCTGTGCTTTTG TTGGACAACAAGAAGCTCGAATCTTTACAAAAGGGGAAAGACCGAAGTCCAGTCGTGCAG CTTTATAACAAGGATGCATCTAGTAGTTGGAAGCTAGTCGGTTCTGATGCGAATAGCCAGCTTGCTCTCAAGGAGCCTTCAGCTAATGTAGTGCTTTTGGACTACATCTCATCTGAGAAATGGAATGACATAACAGATTTTGATGACCACCTAGACGACATCAGCAA GGATTGGTTGaactccaaacttttcaacTAA
- the LOC121753634 gene encoding uncharacterized protein LOC121753634 isoform X3 — translation MDSAPRHTLHPGPIDDSVLTLQDHHRSTEIWNGQNFEPLTCRRCDGHFWRLGTLDPRVQEMMLKAGFYGVYKAGRMRLDHALITALVERWRPETHTFHFPVGETTVTLQDISVLWGLPIDGEPITGVDTNRSLDEWQEICNELLGFRPPPEDFDRGRLKIRCLQERFKTLPDGASECTVQFYARAYILQLLGGQLLSDMSNNKVKLMYLPLLRDFEVAGKLSWGGAVLSCLYRALCRAAKPETSDICGPLVLLQIWAWERLPFVRPGRLTPREQPPPDVVAGDHSLPSAPYGSRWNVGFKLETVGTHVLVLYRDQLDNMKDDQFMWDPYPPEVLASLPEYCLSGRQIWQTVAPLICFDVVEFHHADRVLRQFGQQQSIPALCDTIPDIHLTDRRGRQNYDWAHHHRQFVDMWADRRARVICGPPIDGPMDQSDPYMMWYRRITRLLIGNPATRPNTGYQGVGGAMEAMCIQAQSLQKIYHRASDAIHEGYEVSGEYVLREILEICAYSLRAAHEDHRLTLRPDMGAASPSTAPFVPPKVQRGRPRKRGTLTSGRATESRRRGSLVPAMLSTSSEVSHSFKPSNLFQGNVSDVPDTPGTWDSGLSAPDFQEDTDPNITQLDPEATETTNPMVQALEKIRDICACALGVSNQNQAMLSTHDMIPDGPKMKHCKPRRKGEMSGYLPHDSTGRDVEPLATPMSRESLLPELHDNLHLEMIEIDTLTGSREASPSPADPSMLNLHCDPPGGQDSALTLTDVKTDFSPGNDEQIQTGSAADDREQQVTGQEYRGIGDEALQLVPEPPALEPCSQNSEQLHHVDTTTFNGTLFPHEDDPSASMVSTRNPEVSTLHHEPIEEAMDVNGVDTKSIPEPPVHEPQEAENPTLSDSTSHGIEDIKPYAHLAEKNIPEPSPVHEDSCGETIKVDEVDGDVLECSLAKRKGVDADKADSSPFKPSPEGESRVTETDSAAAKDNVQRKYKRQRRSAPKQG, via the exons ATGGATTCTGCACCGAGGCATACATTGCATCCTGGGCCCATTGATGACTCCGTACTTACCTTACAGGATCATCACAGATCTACAGAAATATGGAATGGTCAGAATTTTGAACCACTGACTTGCAGGAGGTGTGATGGCCACTTTTGGCGTTTGGGTACCTTGGATCCTCGAGTGCAAGAAATGATGTTGAAAGCAGGTTTTTATGGGGTGTACAAGGCTGGTCGCATGCGGCTGGATCATGCTTTAATCACAGCATTGGTTGAGAGATGGCGCCCAGAGACGCATACTTTCCATTTTCCAGTTGGTGAGACCACTGTCACACTTCAGGACATTTCTGTGTTGTGGGGTCTCCCCATAGATGGTGAGCCTATTACAGGTGTCGATACCAACCGGTCACTGGATGAATGGCAAGAAATATGCAATGAGCTATTGGGATTCAGACCCCCACCTGAAGACTTTGATCGCGGGCGCCTCAAGATCCGATGCTTACAGGAGAGGTTCAAAACATTGCCAGATGGTGCATCAGAGTGTACAGTGCAATTCTATGCCAGAGCATACATTTTGCAGTTGCTTGGGGGGCAGCTATTGTCAGATATGTCTAATAATAAGGTGAAGCTGATGTACTTGCCCCTGCTCAGGGATTTTGAAGTGGCTGGCAAGCTAAGCTGGGGTGGAGCTGTCCTTTCTTGCTTGTACCGGGCATTGTGCCGTGCAGCCAAACCCGAGACATCAGATATATGTGGGCCATTGGTCCTTTTGCAG ATCTGGGCATGGGAGAGACTGCCTTTCGTCCGTCCTGGGAGATTAACACCCCGTGAGCAGCCACCTCCTGATGTAGTTGCTGGAGATCACTCTTTGCCTTCTGCCCCCTATGGTTCAAG GTGGAATGTTGGTTTCAAGCTGGAGACTGTGGGAACGCATGTCCTAGTCTTATACAGGGACCAGCTTGATAATATGAAGGACGACCAG TTTATGTGGGACCCATATCCTCCTGAAGTCTTGGCCAGCCTCCCAGAATACTGTCTTTCAGGAAGACAAATATGGCAGACAGTGGCTCCTCTCATCTGCTTTGATGTCGTGGAGTTCCACCATGCTGATCGTGTTCTACGTCAATTTGGTCAACAACAATCCATCCCTGCACTTTGTGACACTATCCCCGACATTCATTTGACAGATCGTCGGGGAAGACAGAATTATGATTGGGCCCATCATCACAGGCAATTTGTTGATATGTGGGCAGACCGCCGAGCCCGAGTCATATGTGGACCTCCAATTGATGGTCCAATGGATCAGAGTGATCCATACATGATGTGGTACAGAAGAATCACTCGCTTATTGATTGGTAATCCGGCCACTCGTCCAAATACTGGATACCAGGGAGTCGGAGGTGCTATGGAGGCAATG TGTATCCAGGCCCAGAGcttacaaaaaatatatcaccGTGCCTCTGATGCTATTCATGAAGGTTATGAAGTCTCTGGGGAATATGTCCTTAGGGAGATCCTGGAAATATGTGCATATTCTCTCAGGGCAGCTCATGAGGACCACCGTCTGACTTTGCGTCCTGATATGGGAGCAGCATCTCCATCGACAGCCCCATTTGTTCCACCCAAGGTTCAGAGAGGTCGACCAAGAAAGAGGGGCACACTTACTTCTGGACGAGCAACTGAGAGCCGAAGAAGAGGTTCATTGGTTCCTGCGATGCTTTCCACCTCATCAGAAGTGTCTCATTCTTTTAAGCCATCAAATCTGTTTCAAGGAAATGTTAGTGACGTGCCAGATACACCAGGGACATGGGATTCTGGATTGAGTGCCCCCGATTTCCAGGAAGATACCGATCCGAACATAACTCAGTTGGATCCTGAAGCTACAG AAACTACAAACCCAATGGTGCAGGCCCTTGAGAAGATTCGAGATATATGTGCATGTGCTTTGGGTGTGAGTAATCAAAACCAGGCCATGCTATCAACACATGATATGATCCCAGATGGTCCCAAGATGAAGCACTGCAAGCCAAGAAGGAAAGGCGAAATGAGTGGGTACTTG CCGCATGATAGTACCGgacgggatgttgagcctttgGCTACACCAATGTCAAGAGAGTCTCTGCTTCCAGAGTTACATGACAACTTACACTTGGAAATGATAGAAATAGACACCCTTACCGGAAGCAGAGAAGCTTCACCATCTCCTGCCGATCCATCTATGCTAAATCTACATTGTGATCCCCCGGGTGGTCAGGATTCAGCCCTAACGTTGACTGATGTGAAAACAGATTTTTCACCAGGGAATGATGAACAAATCCAAACTGGTTCTGCAGCAGACGACAGAGAACAACAAGTCACTGGGCAGGAATACAGAGGAATTGGCGATGAAGCCTTGCAACTGGTACCTGAACCTCCTGCATTGGAACCATGTTCACAGAACTCAGAACAACTACACCATGTTGATACTACTACATTTAATGGGACTCTTTTCCCTCATGAAGATGATCCCAGTGCCTCCATGGTTTCCACGCGTAACCCTGAAGTGTCAACTTTACACCATGAACCTATTGAGGAGGCAATGGATGTGAATGGAGTGGACACCAAGTCCATCCCTGAACCTCCTGTACATGAGCCCCAAGAGGCCGAGAACCCGACATTGTCCGACTCCACTAGTCATGGAATAGAAGACATAAAACCCTACGCTCATCTTGCTGAAAAGAATATCCCAGAGCCATCACCAGTGCATGAAGATAGCTGTGGTGAAACAATAAAGGTTGATGAGGTAGATGGTGATGTTTTAGAATGTAGCCTAGCCAAGAGGAAAGGGGTGGATGCTGATAAAGCAGATAGTTCTCCTTTTAAGCCGTCACCGGAGGGAGAGTCACGGGTTACTGAGACCGATTCTGCAGCAGCCAAAGACAATGTACAGAGGAAGTACAAGAGACAGAGGCGTTCTGCTCCAAAACAGGGGTAG
- the LOC121753634 gene encoding uncharacterized protein LOC121753634 isoform X2, producing MRDYIAGIPVNMDSAPRHTLHPGPIDDSVLTLQDHHRSTEIWNGQNFEPLTCRRCDGHFWRLGTLDPRVQEMMLKAGFYGVYKAGRMRLDHALITALVERWRPETHTFHFPVGETTVTLQDISVLWGLPIDGEPITGVDTNRSLDEWQEICNELLGFRPPPEDFDRGRLKIRCLQERFKTLPDGASECTVQFYARAYILQLLGGQLLSDMSNNKVKLMYLPLLRDFEVAGKLSWGGAVLSCLYRALCRAAKPETSDICGPLVLLQIWAWERLPFVRPGRLTPREQPPPDVVAGDHSLPSAPYGSRWNVGFKLETVGTHVLVLYRDQLDNMKDDQFMWDPYPPEVLASLPEYCLSGRQIWQTVAPLICFDVVEFHHADRVLRQFGQQQSIPALCDTIPDIHLTDRRGRQNYDWAHHHRQFVDMWADRRARVICGPPIDGPMDQSDPYMMWYRRITRLLIGNPATRPNTGYQGVGGAMEAMAQSLQKIYHRASDAIHEGYEVSGEYVLREILEICAYSLRAAHEDHRLTLRPDMGAASPSTAPFVPPKVQRGRPRKRGTLTSGRATESRRRGSLVPAMLSTSSEVSHSFKPSNLFQGNVSDVPDTPGTWDSGLSAPDFQEDTDPNITQLDPEATETTNPMVQALEKIRDICACALGVSNQNQAMLSTHDMIPDGPKMKHCKPRRKGEMSGYLPHDSTGRDVEPLATPMSRESLLPELHDNLHLEMIEIDTLTGSREASPSPADPSMLNLHCDPPGGQDSALTLTDVKTDFSPGNDEQIQTGSAADDREQQVTGQEYRGIGDEALQLVPEPPALEPCSQNSEQLHHVDTTTFNGTLFPHEDDPSASMVSTRNPEVSTLHHEPIEEAMDVNGVDTKSIPEPPVHEPQEAENPTLSDSTSHGIEDIKPYAHLAEKNIPEPSPVHEDSCGETIKVDEVDGDVLECSLAKRKGVDADKADSSPFKPSPEGESRVTETDSAAAKDNVQRKYKRQRRSAPKQG from the exons ATGAGAGACT ATATTGCAGGGATTCCAGTGAATATGGATTCTGCACCGAGGCATACATTGCATCCTGGGCCCATTGATGACTCCGTACTTACCTTACAGGATCATCACAGATCTACAGAAATATGGAATGGTCAGAATTTTGAACCACTGACTTGCAGGAGGTGTGATGGCCACTTTTGGCGTTTGGGTACCTTGGATCCTCGAGTGCAAGAAATGATGTTGAAAGCAGGTTTTTATGGGGTGTACAAGGCTGGTCGCATGCGGCTGGATCATGCTTTAATCACAGCATTGGTTGAGAGATGGCGCCCAGAGACGCATACTTTCCATTTTCCAGTTGGTGAGACCACTGTCACACTTCAGGACATTTCTGTGTTGTGGGGTCTCCCCATAGATGGTGAGCCTATTACAGGTGTCGATACCAACCGGTCACTGGATGAATGGCAAGAAATATGCAATGAGCTATTGGGATTCAGACCCCCACCTGAAGACTTTGATCGCGGGCGCCTCAAGATCCGATGCTTACAGGAGAGGTTCAAAACATTGCCAGATGGTGCATCAGAGTGTACAGTGCAATTCTATGCCAGAGCATACATTTTGCAGTTGCTTGGGGGGCAGCTATTGTCAGATATGTCTAATAATAAGGTGAAGCTGATGTACTTGCCCCTGCTCAGGGATTTTGAAGTGGCTGGCAAGCTAAGCTGGGGTGGAGCTGTCCTTTCTTGCTTGTACCGGGCATTGTGCCGTGCAGCCAAACCCGAGACATCAGATATATGTGGGCCATTGGTCCTTTTGCAG ATCTGGGCATGGGAGAGACTGCCTTTCGTCCGTCCTGGGAGATTAACACCCCGTGAGCAGCCACCTCCTGATGTAGTTGCTGGAGATCACTCTTTGCCTTCTGCCCCCTATGGTTCAAG GTGGAATGTTGGTTTCAAGCTGGAGACTGTGGGAACGCATGTCCTAGTCTTATACAGGGACCAGCTTGATAATATGAAGGACGACCAG TTTATGTGGGACCCATATCCTCCTGAAGTCTTGGCCAGCCTCCCAGAATACTGTCTTTCAGGAAGACAAATATGGCAGACAGTGGCTCCTCTCATCTGCTTTGATGTCGTGGAGTTCCACCATGCTGATCGTGTTCTACGTCAATTTGGTCAACAACAATCCATCCCTGCACTTTGTGACACTATCCCCGACATTCATTTGACAGATCGTCGGGGAAGACAGAATTATGATTGGGCCCATCATCACAGGCAATTTGTTGATATGTGGGCAGACCGCCGAGCCCGAGTCATATGTGGACCTCCAATTGATGGTCCAATGGATCAGAGTGATCCATACATGATGTGGTACAGAAGAATCACTCGCTTATTGATTGGTAATCCGGCCACTCGTCCAAATACTGGATACCAGGGAGTCGGAGGTGCTATGGAGGCAATG GCCCAGAGcttacaaaaaatatatcaccGTGCCTCTGATGCTATTCATGAAGGTTATGAAGTCTCTGGGGAATATGTCCTTAGGGAGATCCTGGAAATATGTGCATATTCTCTCAGGGCAGCTCATGAGGACCACCGTCTGACTTTGCGTCCTGATATGGGAGCAGCATCTCCATCGACAGCCCCATTTGTTCCACCCAAGGTTCAGAGAGGTCGACCAAGAAAGAGGGGCACACTTACTTCTGGACGAGCAACTGAGAGCCGAAGAAGAGGTTCATTGGTTCCTGCGATGCTTTCCACCTCATCAGAAGTGTCTCATTCTTTTAAGCCATCAAATCTGTTTCAAGGAAATGTTAGTGACGTGCCAGATACACCAGGGACATGGGATTCTGGATTGAGTGCCCCCGATTTCCAGGAAGATACCGATCCGAACATAACTCAGTTGGATCCTGAAGCTACAG AAACTACAAACCCAATGGTGCAGGCCCTTGAGAAGATTCGAGATATATGTGCATGTGCTTTGGGTGTGAGTAATCAAAACCAGGCCATGCTATCAACACATGATATGATCCCAGATGGTCCCAAGATGAAGCACTGCAAGCCAAGAAGGAAAGGCGAAATGAGTGGGTACTTG CCGCATGATAGTACCGgacgggatgttgagcctttgGCTACACCAATGTCAAGAGAGTCTCTGCTTCCAGAGTTACATGACAACTTACACTTGGAAATGATAGAAATAGACACCCTTACCGGAAGCAGAGAAGCTTCACCATCTCCTGCCGATCCATCTATGCTAAATCTACATTGTGATCCCCCGGGTGGTCAGGATTCAGCCCTAACGTTGACTGATGTGAAAACAGATTTTTCACCAGGGAATGATGAACAAATCCAAACTGGTTCTGCAGCAGACGACAGAGAACAACAAGTCACTGGGCAGGAATACAGAGGAATTGGCGATGAAGCCTTGCAACTGGTACCTGAACCTCCTGCATTGGAACCATGTTCACAGAACTCAGAACAACTACACCATGTTGATACTACTACATTTAATGGGACTCTTTTCCCTCATGAAGATGATCCCAGTGCCTCCATGGTTTCCACGCGTAACCCTGAAGTGTCAACTTTACACCATGAACCTATTGAGGAGGCAATGGATGTGAATGGAGTGGACACCAAGTCCATCCCTGAACCTCCTGTACATGAGCCCCAAGAGGCCGAGAACCCGACATTGTCCGACTCCACTAGTCATGGAATAGAAGACATAAAACCCTACGCTCATCTTGCTGAAAAGAATATCCCAGAGCCATCACCAGTGCATGAAGATAGCTGTGGTGAAACAATAAAGGTTGATGAGGTAGATGGTGATGTTTTAGAATGTAGCCTAGCCAAGAGGAAAGGGGTGGATGCTGATAAAGCAGATAGTTCTCCTTTTAAGCCGTCACCGGAGGGAGAGTCACGGGTTACTGAGACCGATTCTGCAGCAGCCAAAGACAATGTACAGAGGAAGTACAAGAGACAGAGGCGTTCTGCTCCAAAACAGGGGTAG
- the LOC121753634 gene encoding uncharacterized protein LOC121753634 isoform X1, with amino-acid sequence MRDYIAGIPVNMDSAPRHTLHPGPIDDSVLTLQDHHRSTEIWNGQNFEPLTCRRCDGHFWRLGTLDPRVQEMMLKAGFYGVYKAGRMRLDHALITALVERWRPETHTFHFPVGETTVTLQDISVLWGLPIDGEPITGVDTNRSLDEWQEICNELLGFRPPPEDFDRGRLKIRCLQERFKTLPDGASECTVQFYARAYILQLLGGQLLSDMSNNKVKLMYLPLLRDFEVAGKLSWGGAVLSCLYRALCRAAKPETSDICGPLVLLQIWAWERLPFVRPGRLTPREQPPPDVVAGDHSLPSAPYGSRWNVGFKLETVGTHVLVLYRDQLDNMKDDQFMWDPYPPEVLASLPEYCLSGRQIWQTVAPLICFDVVEFHHADRVLRQFGQQQSIPALCDTIPDIHLTDRRGRQNYDWAHHHRQFVDMWADRRARVICGPPIDGPMDQSDPYMMWYRRITRLLIGNPATRPNTGYQGVGGAMEAMCIQAQSLQKIYHRASDAIHEGYEVSGEYVLREILEICAYSLRAAHEDHRLTLRPDMGAASPSTAPFVPPKVQRGRPRKRGTLTSGRATESRRRGSLVPAMLSTSSEVSHSFKPSNLFQGNVSDVPDTPGTWDSGLSAPDFQEDTDPNITQLDPEATETTNPMVQALEKIRDICACALGVSNQNQAMLSTHDMIPDGPKMKHCKPRRKGEMSGYLPHDSTGRDVEPLATPMSRESLLPELHDNLHLEMIEIDTLTGSREASPSPADPSMLNLHCDPPGGQDSALTLTDVKTDFSPGNDEQIQTGSAADDREQQVTGQEYRGIGDEALQLVPEPPALEPCSQNSEQLHHVDTTTFNGTLFPHEDDPSASMVSTRNPEVSTLHHEPIEEAMDVNGVDTKSIPEPPVHEPQEAENPTLSDSTSHGIEDIKPYAHLAEKNIPEPSPVHEDSCGETIKVDEVDGDVLECSLAKRKGVDADKADSSPFKPSPEGESRVTETDSAAAKDNVQRKYKRQRRSAPKQG; translated from the exons ATGAGAGACT ATATTGCAGGGATTCCAGTGAATATGGATTCTGCACCGAGGCATACATTGCATCCTGGGCCCATTGATGACTCCGTACTTACCTTACAGGATCATCACAGATCTACAGAAATATGGAATGGTCAGAATTTTGAACCACTGACTTGCAGGAGGTGTGATGGCCACTTTTGGCGTTTGGGTACCTTGGATCCTCGAGTGCAAGAAATGATGTTGAAAGCAGGTTTTTATGGGGTGTACAAGGCTGGTCGCATGCGGCTGGATCATGCTTTAATCACAGCATTGGTTGAGAGATGGCGCCCAGAGACGCATACTTTCCATTTTCCAGTTGGTGAGACCACTGTCACACTTCAGGACATTTCTGTGTTGTGGGGTCTCCCCATAGATGGTGAGCCTATTACAGGTGTCGATACCAACCGGTCACTGGATGAATGGCAAGAAATATGCAATGAGCTATTGGGATTCAGACCCCCACCTGAAGACTTTGATCGCGGGCGCCTCAAGATCCGATGCTTACAGGAGAGGTTCAAAACATTGCCAGATGGTGCATCAGAGTGTACAGTGCAATTCTATGCCAGAGCATACATTTTGCAGTTGCTTGGGGGGCAGCTATTGTCAGATATGTCTAATAATAAGGTGAAGCTGATGTACTTGCCCCTGCTCAGGGATTTTGAAGTGGCTGGCAAGCTAAGCTGGGGTGGAGCTGTCCTTTCTTGCTTGTACCGGGCATTGTGCCGTGCAGCCAAACCCGAGACATCAGATATATGTGGGCCATTGGTCCTTTTGCAG ATCTGGGCATGGGAGAGACTGCCTTTCGTCCGTCCTGGGAGATTAACACCCCGTGAGCAGCCACCTCCTGATGTAGTTGCTGGAGATCACTCTTTGCCTTCTGCCCCCTATGGTTCAAG GTGGAATGTTGGTTTCAAGCTGGAGACTGTGGGAACGCATGTCCTAGTCTTATACAGGGACCAGCTTGATAATATGAAGGACGACCAG TTTATGTGGGACCCATATCCTCCTGAAGTCTTGGCCAGCCTCCCAGAATACTGTCTTTCAGGAAGACAAATATGGCAGACAGTGGCTCCTCTCATCTGCTTTGATGTCGTGGAGTTCCACCATGCTGATCGTGTTCTACGTCAATTTGGTCAACAACAATCCATCCCTGCACTTTGTGACACTATCCCCGACATTCATTTGACAGATCGTCGGGGAAGACAGAATTATGATTGGGCCCATCATCACAGGCAATTTGTTGATATGTGGGCAGACCGCCGAGCCCGAGTCATATGTGGACCTCCAATTGATGGTCCAATGGATCAGAGTGATCCATACATGATGTGGTACAGAAGAATCACTCGCTTATTGATTGGTAATCCGGCCACTCGTCCAAATACTGGATACCAGGGAGTCGGAGGTGCTATGGAGGCAATG TGTATCCAGGCCCAGAGcttacaaaaaatatatcaccGTGCCTCTGATGCTATTCATGAAGGTTATGAAGTCTCTGGGGAATATGTCCTTAGGGAGATCCTGGAAATATGTGCATATTCTCTCAGGGCAGCTCATGAGGACCACCGTCTGACTTTGCGTCCTGATATGGGAGCAGCATCTCCATCGACAGCCCCATTTGTTCCACCCAAGGTTCAGAGAGGTCGACCAAGAAAGAGGGGCACACTTACTTCTGGACGAGCAACTGAGAGCCGAAGAAGAGGTTCATTGGTTCCTGCGATGCTTTCCACCTCATCAGAAGTGTCTCATTCTTTTAAGCCATCAAATCTGTTTCAAGGAAATGTTAGTGACGTGCCAGATACACCAGGGACATGGGATTCTGGATTGAGTGCCCCCGATTTCCAGGAAGATACCGATCCGAACATAACTCAGTTGGATCCTGAAGCTACAG AAACTACAAACCCAATGGTGCAGGCCCTTGAGAAGATTCGAGATATATGTGCATGTGCTTTGGGTGTGAGTAATCAAAACCAGGCCATGCTATCAACACATGATATGATCCCAGATGGTCCCAAGATGAAGCACTGCAAGCCAAGAAGGAAAGGCGAAATGAGTGGGTACTTG CCGCATGATAGTACCGgacgggatgttgagcctttgGCTACACCAATGTCAAGAGAGTCTCTGCTTCCAGAGTTACATGACAACTTACACTTGGAAATGATAGAAATAGACACCCTTACCGGAAGCAGAGAAGCTTCACCATCTCCTGCCGATCCATCTATGCTAAATCTACATTGTGATCCCCCGGGTGGTCAGGATTCAGCCCTAACGTTGACTGATGTGAAAACAGATTTTTCACCAGGGAATGATGAACAAATCCAAACTGGTTCTGCAGCAGACGACAGAGAACAACAAGTCACTGGGCAGGAATACAGAGGAATTGGCGATGAAGCCTTGCAACTGGTACCTGAACCTCCTGCATTGGAACCATGTTCACAGAACTCAGAACAACTACACCATGTTGATACTACTACATTTAATGGGACTCTTTTCCCTCATGAAGATGATCCCAGTGCCTCCATGGTTTCCACGCGTAACCCTGAAGTGTCAACTTTACACCATGAACCTATTGAGGAGGCAATGGATGTGAATGGAGTGGACACCAAGTCCATCCCTGAACCTCCTGTACATGAGCCCCAAGAGGCCGAGAACCCGACATTGTCCGACTCCACTAGTCATGGAATAGAAGACATAAAACCCTACGCTCATCTTGCTGAAAAGAATATCCCAGAGCCATCACCAGTGCATGAAGATAGCTGTGGTGAAACAATAAAGGTTGATGAGGTAGATGGTGATGTTTTAGAATGTAGCCTAGCCAAGAGGAAAGGGGTGGATGCTGATAAAGCAGATAGTTCTCCTTTTAAGCCGTCACCGGAGGGAGAGTCACGGGTTACTGAGACCGATTCTGCAGCAGCCAAAGACAATGTACAGAGGAAGTACAAGAGACAGAGGCGTTCTGCTCCAAAACAGGGGTAG